Proteins encoded by one window of Podarcis muralis chromosome 11, rPodMur119.hap1.1, whole genome shotgun sequence:
- the CCNH gene encoding cyclin-H: MYHSSTQRRRWTFRSEEELVRRRADANRKFRCKAVANRKVQQTDPFLLEPHEELTICKYYEKRLLDFCSVFKPAMPRSVVGSACMYFKRFYLNNSVMEYHPRIIMLTCAFLACKVDEFNVSSTQFVGNLRESAVGQEKALEQILEYELLLIQQLNFHLIVHNPYRPFEGFLIDLKTRYPLLENPETLRKTADDFLNRVALTDACLLYTPSQIALTAILSSASRAGINMESYLSECLMLKENKASLSQLLDGMKCMKNLVKKYELPHPEGVALLKQKLEKCHSPELALNTNVKKRKGYEDEDYVTKKPKMEEDEWTDDDFID, encoded by the exons ATGTACCACAGCAGCACGCAGCGGCGGCGCTGGACCTTCCGCAGCGAAGAGGAGCTGGTCCGGCGCCGGGCCGACGCCAACCGCAAGTTCCGGTGCAAAGCTGTAGCCAATAGGAAG GTTCAACAGACTGACCCGTTTCTTCTTGAGCCGCACGAAGAGTTGACCATTTGTAAATACTATGAAAAAAGGCTATTGGATTTCTGCTCTGTTTTCAAGCCAGCGATGCCTAGATCTGTGGTG GGATCAGCTTGCATGTACTTCAAGCGTTTTTACCTCAATAACTCAGTGATGGAATATCATCCTCGGATTATTAT gttAACATGTGCATTCTTGGCATGTAAAGTAGACGAATTTAATGTGTCCAGTACACAGTTCGTGGGCAACCTTCGTGAAAGTGCAGTAGGACAGGAAAAGGCCCTGGAACAGATCTTGGAATATGAGCTGCTACTTATACAGCAACTGAACTTCCACCTCATAGTGCACAACCCTTACAGACCATTTGAAGGCTTCTTGATCGATCTAAAG ACTCGTTACCCGTTGCTTGAGAATCCTGAGACACTGAGGAAGACTGCTGATGACTTTCTCAATCGGGTTGCTTTAACAGATGCCTGCCTTCTTTATACACCGTCTCAGATTGCTCTCACTGCCATCTTGTCCAGCGCATCGAGGGCAGGAATTAATATGGAAAG TTACTTGTCAGAATGCTTAATGCTGAAAGAGAACAAAGCTTCCCTCTCCCAGTTACTGGATGGGATGAAAT GCATGAAAAATCTGGTAAAGAAATATGAGCTACCGCATCCAGAAGGAGTTGCTCTTCTGAAACAGAAGTTAGAGAAATGCCACAGCCCAGAACTTGCTCTTAATACAAATGT aaagaagagaaaaggtTATGAAGATGAAGACTACGTAACAAAGAAACCAAAAATGGAGGAG GATGAATGGACAGATGATGATTTCATTGACTGA